The Neodiprion lecontei isolate iyNeoLeco1 chromosome 2, iyNeoLeco1.1, whole genome shotgun sequence genome segment TTCAGCTTGTGCGTGTTGCCGATTCCGTTCTCGGTCGCTATGCAATACGGCCGTAAATAGTAGTCCGTTGGCTGGTTCCTGAATCCGGACTTCAGGTAGTTGAATACTGTCATACTGCAGGCGTCTTCGCCGAGAACAGTGCGGTACCCTGCGGCGCTGAAGTTGCTCCATATGAAAGGGCAGTCGTCGAACGgcttcttcttcgtcgtccAGCACGCGATGGTCAGCTCCTCTTCGGACAACCCGGTCAGCACGGGTACCAAGTTGGGAAAGGTGTTGTCGCCGACCTTGTTGTATCCCATCATCTCCACCGCCCCAAGACCCTGCAGCGCCTCAACGGTCCTCGGCATTGTCCGGTGAAAATTGAGCCTCGAAACCGAGTCCAACCCGAGGATGAGGACACTGAGACGGCCAGACTCCGGTCCGGGAGCGGGTGAAGAACCGCACCTGTTTTCGACTAACTCCTTACGCGGCACAAACGCATGATAGTCCTTGTAcacttcttttccttttctctcgcACTTGACCTGGACGAACTCCCCGTCCTTGATCCTGGTTGAGTTAACAAAGTTTTGGCACGTTGATTCGAAGCTGGAAGAAGAAACCAAGGATCTTAGCATGCAGTAACCGACTCTGCAGATGCACTCGCTTGCCACGTACCTAATACTGTTGTCACTACCGTTCGTTCTCCAGAATCTACTCCAGCAGCACTTCGCGGGTTCGAGATCTTTGTAGAAATGCGCTTTCGCTTTCGGGTCCACGAACAGCGAGGTAAGATTCGAGTTCACCAGGGGTAGGTGAGTACCGGCATCGCACTGGAACTCCGTCGTACCCTGGAAGTACCGCTTGATGCTATCGTCCATCACCTCGAATGATGGAATTCGGCAGCCCGATGTCTTCACGACGAAACCGAGAACCGGACCCGCCGGCACATCCGTTTCGCTATTATCCACCTCGATCTCATTCTCTacgaaaatggaaataaacTAGAACAGTTCATGGAAAATACTATAATCGTAAACTATGACTAATTATGAGTTGATCTGTCAGTCGGTAAGAGTTTTTGGCTTTGTTCTTCCCGATAATTTGTCGAAACATCCGTTGCTTTCTACAAATTACTAATGCCACCTACCTCGTAATAGATTGTGAGAGCGCGGTGTGGAACGAGACAAGGTGAATTGTCTATATGTAAAACTGTTGACTATCACAAGGGAAGCACAGAGGCAAATGAGTACACCGATAAGCCATTTCCGGAGACGAGAATTTCCTCTCTTATCATTGGTTTCATTGAGTATACAACCATTTTCGTCCTGGTCCATGTCCCTAAGAAGTCTGCGGCGTTGCTCTGTTTCCACGGTTCCATTATAGCTTGACAGTACCTAGTGGTGCAGAGGAAAGGaagacgaataaaaatttcgtgcGAACATGGAACATTAAAACTTATTGCTTAGTGTACTCGTATACTTTCGATTAATTGCAATTCGCGCGTGTCTATTCGGTCGAATTGTatatcgtataatattatatgaatgtCTAATATCCGTTATATCCACGGCCTTTCAATTCAtcgtatacaatatttttttacgttgaGGATCTTTACATTctcttatatacatatatatatatatatatatatatatatatatatatatatatatatatatatatatatatatatatatatatatatatatatatatatatatatatatatatatatatatgttactAAAATACTAAAcaacttgaaaaaatgataacaaaAGTTGTTTAATAAGTTCAAACGCACTCTATGTGAACTCGTTTCAAAATGTGTTACCAGAATGATTGTCTGACCCTGCAGGAATACTGGACGTACACCTACCTCCTTATTGTACTGATTACT includes the following:
- the LOC107225880 gene encoding uncharacterized protein LOC107225880 isoform X1 translates to MDGSNQYNKEVLSSYNGTVETEQRRRLLRDMDQDENGCILNETNDKRGNSRLRKWLIGVLICLCASLVIVNSFTYRQFTLSRSTPRSHNLLRENEIEVDNSETDVPAGPVLGFVVKTSGCRIPSFEVMDDSIKRYFQGTTEFQCDAGTHLPLVNSNLTSLFVDPKAKAHFYKDLEPAKCCWSRFWRTNGSDNSISFESTCQNFVNSTRIKDGEFVQVKCERKGKEVYKDYHAFVPRKELVENRCGSSPAPGPESGRLSVLILGLDSVSRLNFHRTMPRTVEALQGLGAVEMMGYNKVGDNTFPNLVPVLTGLSEEELTIACWTTKKKPFDDCPFIWSNFSAAGYRTVLGEDACSMTVFNYLKSGFRNQPTDYYLRPYCIATENGIGNTHKLNADLCVGTRKTFDNLLAYSRKVAREFARDSYFALFWQASLTHDFITYSKLGDESYRRFIDQAADEGLLERTALVVMSDHGIRWGSFRQTYQGYVEERLPFVFTVLPRWWREKFPIAWANFRRNSRSLTTPFDLHETLQHIMRPEELEEGKLKERSRRILGERNTPRGLSWFLPIPDHRNCSMAGITGQWCMCHLSESTSTTDPVVQQAVGFLVDELNRLLRSYPQCAVLKLKSILNSKVWAAQSHKSDKAAPTTDYSVTIQTQPGDAIFEASVRHRAQDSNQTLVGSISRLNLYGKQSACVDDFKMRLYCFCP
- the LOC107225880 gene encoding uncharacterized protein LOC107225880 isoform X2, with the translated sequence MDQDENGCILNETNDKRGNSRLRKWLIGVLICLCASLVIVNSFTYRQFTLSRSTPRSHNLLRENEIEVDNSETDVPAGPVLGFVVKTSGCRIPSFEVMDDSIKRYFQGTTEFQCDAGTHLPLVNSNLTSLFVDPKAKAHFYKDLEPAKCCWSRFWRTNGSDNSISFESTCQNFVNSTRIKDGEFVQVKCERKGKEVYKDYHAFVPRKELVENRCGSSPAPGPESGRLSVLILGLDSVSRLNFHRTMPRTVEALQGLGAVEMMGYNKVGDNTFPNLVPVLTGLSEEELTIACWTTKKKPFDDCPFIWSNFSAAGYRTVLGEDACSMTVFNYLKSGFRNQPTDYYLRPYCIATENGIGNTHKLNADLCVGTRKTFDNLLAYSRKVAREFARDSYFALFWQASLTHDFITYSKLGDESYRRFIDQAADEGLLERTALVVMSDHGIRWGSFRQTYQGYVEERLPFVFTVLPRWWREKFPIAWANFRRNSRSLTTPFDLHETLQHIMRPEELEEGKLKERSRRILGERNTPRGLSWFLPIPDHRNCSMAGITGQWCMCHLSESTSTTDPVVQQAVGFLVDELNRLLRSYPQCAVLKLKSILNSKVWAAQSHKSDKAAPTTDYSVTIQTQPGDAIFEASVRHRAQDSNQTLVGSISRLNLYGKQSACVDDFKMRLYCFCP